From the genome of Candidatus Eremiobacterota bacterium, one region includes:
- a CDS encoding UbiX family flavin prenyltransferase: MVTDRAEGAVKRKRLIVGVSGASGSAYAIAALRALRAVPDVETHLVLSQQARRTIELETDATAADVEALADVVHRDGDLAASISSGSFKTEGMLVIPCSIKTASSIAYSFNANLLTRAADVCLKEKRRLVLVVRETPLHLGHLRILTQLAEIGAVILPPVPGMYARPKTVDEIVAQTVGKALDQFEIDAKLFTRWTGAASGSE, encoded by the coding sequence ATGGTGACGGACCGAGCAGAGGGCGCCGTGAAACGAAAACGGCTCATCGTCGGCGTGTCGGGGGCGAGCGGGAGCGCGTACGCGATCGCGGCGCTGCGCGCGCTCCGGGCGGTTCCGGACGTCGAGACGCACCTCGTCCTCTCGCAGCAGGCGCGCCGAACGATCGAGCTGGAGACCGACGCGACGGCGGCCGACGTCGAGGCGCTCGCCGACGTGGTTCACCGTGACGGCGACCTCGCCGCGTCCATCTCGTCGGGCTCGTTCAAGACCGAGGGGATGCTGGTGATCCCGTGCTCGATCAAGACCGCCTCCTCGATCGCCTACAGCTTCAACGCGAACCTGCTGACGCGCGCCGCCGACGTCTGCCTCAAGGAAAAGCGGCGGCTGGTGCTGGTGGTGCGCGAGACGCCGCTCCACCTCGGCCACTTGCGCATCCTCACGCAGCTCGCGGAGATCGGCGCGGTCATCCTGCCGCCGGTTCCCGGAATGTACGCGCGCCCGAAGACGGTCGACGAGATCGTGGCGCAAACGGTCGGCAAAGCGCTCGACCAGTTCGAGATCGACGCGAAGCTGTTCACCCGCTGGACCGGCGCGGCGAGCGGCTCGGAGTGA